The sequence below is a genomic window from Natrinema salifodinae.
ACGCCCGACACCGCTAGTCCTCTAGTCGAACGAGAACGGCTTGGTGGCGACGACCGCTTCAGCCCCGTCTCGAACGGCGACCACGGTGATCGTTCCCGTAGCACCCGCGTCGTAGTCGAACGTCGTTGTCTGTCCGACGGCCGTGAGTTCGTCGGTGTTCCCGTTTCCATCGCGGATTTCGATCCGGTCCGCTCGGTCGCGTGAGACGTACGCCACCGTCACGGTCCGTGACGTCGAATCGACGTCGATGCTCACGCCTGCTTGCGGTGCCGCCGGCTGCGTGCCGCGTTCGGCGAACAGGTCTTGGAACTCGTAGTCCTCGGTCGGGATGGATCGCTCCGCGACGACGACGGCGCCGTCCGTTTCGACCGTCGCGTCGTCGACGGTCTCGCTCAGTTTGCGTTCGAACTCGGCCGTTCGATCGCTGCCGACGGCGGCGGTCGCCGAAAACACCGTCGTGTCCGCCCCGACCGTCCACGAGTACGCGATTCCGGTCCCGGCCGCGTCTTCACCCGGGGCGTCGTGTTCGCCCCACAAGAACGTCGCTTCGTCGGTGGTTTCGGCCAGGTCCGCGAAGCGATCAGCCGCGTCGACGCGGCGATCGGTCCCCTCGACGCCCGCGGACAGAACGGCATCGAGCTCCGCGCCGTCGTCCCCGCTTACGACGAGCGCGTCCGACGAAACGGCGACCGAGGCCGCGTCCCGTTCGAAACGCTCGAACTCGCCGACCGCGGGCTCCGAGTCGTCGATCGCTCCTGGGTCGAACGAACCGGACAGGACGACGTTCCCGGCCGTCCCCTTTGACCCGAATCTGAGGACGGCGTCCACGTCCGACTCATCGGCGCTCAACTGCGCGGCGAGCTCGCCGCTCATCCCGTCCGGGAGCGTCGGAATCGTCGCGGCGACCTCGGGGTCGAGATCGTCCTCGTATCGTCGAACTGCGGCCAGGTCGCGGTAGTGAACCAGCAGTTCCGCGCTTCCTGACGCAGGGACCCAGCGTTCGAGGGGCGTCAGATCGCCGCCGCCGTCGTTCTGTTCGGTCGTCCCGTCGGATTCGTTTCGTGTCTCGTCGTCTCCGGACCCGCCGTCGAGGCATCCCGCGCCGAGCGCGGTGAGACCAGGCCCGGCCGCGAGCAGTTTCCTTCTCGAAACGTCTTTCATGATGATACGATCGGGTCGTAACTGCTACCGTATATAGCTATCCGGATTCGACCGAGCGAGTTCCCGGCGCGGCTCCCGTCACCGAACGCGCGAGCGCACGGCCGTGTTCGCGCCCGGCCACACCAGCGGCTCGTCGAAGGAACTACCGTCGTCGGCGGTAGACCCACGGACATGACACGCGACGTGCTCGTCGCCGGCGAAACGCTGATCGATTTCATTCCCGAACAGGCGGGCCCGCTCGAAGACGTCGCCGGGTTCGAGCGCCGGCCTGGCGGCGCCCCGGCGAACGTCGCCGTCGCGCTCGCGCGCCTCAAGCGGCCGCCGCTGTTCTGGACCCGCATCGGAGCCGATCCGTTCGGCCGCTATCTGGAACGGACGCTGGCCGACCACGGCCTGCCCGACCGTTTGATCGAACGCGACGACGGCGCGAAGACGACGCTCGCGTTCGTCACCCACGACGAGACCGGCGACCGGGAGTTCACCTTCCACCGCGAGGGGACTGCGGACACGCGCCTCGAGCCTGGCCGAGTCGACGACGAGACGCTCGCGGACTGCGAGTGGGTCCACGCCGGCGGCGTGGCACTGGCCAGCGGCTCCTCCCGCGCGGCGACTCTGGACCTGCTCGAGCGGGCTGCGGGCGCGGGCTGTACGATCTCGTTCGATCCGAACTGGCGGCCCGAGCTGTGGCCCGACGAGGGGGCGTTCGC
It includes:
- a CDS encoding carbohydrate kinase family protein; its protein translation is MTRDVLVAGETLIDFIPEQAGPLEDVAGFERRPGGAPANVAVALARLKRPPLFWTRIGADPFGRYLERTLADHGLPDRLIERDDGAKTTLAFVTHDETGDREFTFHREGTADTRLEPGRVDDETLADCEWVHAGGVALASGSSRAATLDLLERAAGAGCTISFDPNWRPELWPDEGAFASVAADALAHVDVCFATVDELERLGFAGETPTAVAQAAIDDGPIHTVFVTRGSDGAVAVAGEDAPWTAGSVEHSGFAVDAVDATGAGDAFVAGGIAALRDGGDGGNVGAGGADGDRGMLEDAVAFANAVAATATSGRGAMSALPTRDAVAALLAEQRRYA